From the Sinorhizobium garamanticum genome, one window contains:
- a CDS encoding xanthine dehydrogenase family protein molybdopterin-binding subunit: MIPKLMQSLTLSAPRIETSRRQFLIGALAAGTGIAVGFRLLTASPAAAAETAADDGAHAFSPYVTIDGDGKVTVLSSQFEMGQGSYNGIATLVAEELDADWSTIEVKGAAGNVQAYGNIAFGGAIQGTGGSTSMASSWERYRKAGAAARAMLVAAAAAEWGVDAAEITVDNGRLAHASGKSGGFGEFAAKAATMPVPADVTLKQPGDWKLIGNGKLKRFDSARKANGTEQYTIDVKLPGMLTAVMIHPPVFGAKVKSFDASAAKAIKGVVDVVETPRGIAVIGEHMWVAIKGRDAVTVEWDETAAEKRGTDELMSMYRDLAENPPAAVARKDGDAEAAFASAAKVIEGSFEFPYLAHAAMEPLNAVARMNEDGTLEIWGGHQFPDVYQRLSAEIAGIAPEKVRLNVMKSGGSFGRRAVFDGDVVVESVYAAKAIGFRAPVKVQWTREDDMHAGRYRPAYVHSLKAGLDENGKLVAWDDHIVGQSIVAKTAFQGMIQNGVDPTSVEGAHNLPYAIPNQTVGLTTTDVGVPVLWWRSVGSTHTAFAAETFLDEAAEAAGSDPVEFRLSMLEPDSRHAKVLKLAAEKAEWQKPLAEGRFRGVALAESFGSVVAEIAEVSTDGNGGIKVERVVAAVDCGLAINPDQVRAQVEGGIGFGLGAILGEEITLTDGKVDQGNFDMYTPLRIDAMPKVEVHIVPSANPPSGIGEPGVPPIGPAVANAAYKALGKRIRVMPFSKTLNA; the protein is encoded by the coding sequence ATGATCCCGAAACTGATGCAATCGCTCACCCTCTCCGCCCCGCGGATCGAGACATCTCGGCGGCAGTTCCTCATCGGCGCGCTTGCGGCCGGCACAGGCATCGCCGTCGGTTTTCGCCTGCTCACCGCCTCGCCGGCGGCCGCGGCCGAGACCGCGGCGGACGACGGGGCACATGCCTTTTCCCCCTATGTGACGATCGACGGTGATGGAAAGGTGACCGTCCTTTCGTCGCAGTTCGAGATGGGCCAGGGCTCCTATAACGGCATCGCCACGCTCGTGGCGGAAGAGCTCGATGCCGATTGGTCGACGATCGAAGTCAAGGGCGCCGCCGGCAATGTGCAGGCCTATGGCAATATCGCCTTTGGCGGCGCTATCCAGGGGACGGGCGGTTCGACCTCGATGGCCTCGTCCTGGGAGCGCTACCGCAAGGCGGGTGCTGCCGCCCGGGCGATGCTCGTCGCCGCCGCCGCCGCCGAATGGGGCGTCGACGCGGCGGAGATCACGGTCGACAACGGTCGCCTCGCCCATGCCTCCGGCAAGAGCGGCGGCTTCGGCGAGTTTGCCGCCAAGGCCGCGACCATGCCGGTGCCCGCGGACGTAACGCTGAAACAGCCGGGCGACTGGAAGCTCATCGGCAATGGCAAGCTGAAACGCTTCGACAGCGCCCGCAAGGCGAACGGCACGGAGCAATACACAATCGATGTCAAGCTGCCGGGCATGCTGACCGCGGTGATGATCCATCCGCCGGTTTTCGGGGCGAAGGTGAAGTCCTTCGATGCTTCGGCCGCAAAGGCTATCAAGGGCGTGGTCGACGTCGTCGAAACGCCGCGCGGCATTGCCGTGATCGGCGAGCACATGTGGGTGGCGATCAAGGGCCGTGACGCCGTCACCGTCGAATGGGACGAGACGGCGGCGGAAAAGCGCGGCACGGATGAGCTCATGTCCATGTACCGCGATCTGGCGGAGAACCCGCCAGCGGCGGTCGCCCGCAAGGACGGCGACGCCGAGGCCGCCTTCGCGAGCGCGGCAAAGGTCATCGAGGGAAGCTTCGAATTCCCCTATCTCGCTCATGCGGCGATGGAGCCCTTGAACGCGGTCGCGCGCATGAACGAGGACGGCACGCTCGAGATCTGGGGCGGGCATCAGTTCCCGGACGTCTATCAGCGCCTTTCCGCCGAGATTGCTGGCATTGCTCCGGAAAAGGTGCGCCTCAACGTCATGAAGTCCGGCGGCAGCTTCGGCCGGCGGGCGGTGTTCGACGGCGATGTCGTCGTTGAGTCCGTCTATGCGGCCAAGGCCATCGGGTTCCGCGCGCCTGTAAAGGTGCAATGGACCCGCGAGGACGACATGCACGCCGGCCGCTATCGGCCCGCCTACGTGCACAGCCTCAAAGCCGGGCTAGACGAGAACGGAAAGCTCGTGGCTTGGGACGATCATATCGTCGGCCAGTCCATCGTGGCGAAGACCGCCTTCCAGGGCATGATCCAGAATGGCGTCGACCCGACCTCGGTCGAAGGCGCCCACAACCTGCCCTACGCCATTCCGAACCAGACGGTCGGGCTTACGACTACCGACGTCGGCGTTCCGGTCCTGTGGTGGCGCTCCGTCGGCTCGACCCACACCGCCTTCGCGGCAGAAACGTTCCTCGACGAGGCCGCCGAGGCGGCGGGAAGCGATCCGGTCGAGTTCCGCCTCTCCATGCTCGAACCGGACTCGCGTCACGCGAAGGTCCTGAAGCTCGCGGCGGAAAAGGCGGAATGGCAGAAGCCGCTCGCCGAAGGTCGCTTCCGCGGTGTCGCCCTCGCCGAAAGTTTCGGCTCCGTGGTGGCCGAGATCGCCGAGGTTTCGACCGATGGGAATGGCGGCATCAAGGTCGAGCGCGTGGTCGCTGCCGTCGATTGCGGTCTCGCGATCAACCCCGACCAGGTCCGCGCCCAAGTGGAAGGCGGCATCGGCTTCGGGCTCGGGGCCATATTGGGCGAGGAAATCACGCTGACGGATGGCAAGGTCGATCAGGGCAATTTCGACATGTATACGCCGCTCAGGATCGACGCCATGCCAAAGGTCGAGGTCCACATCGTGCCCTCGGCCAATCCGCCCTCCGGCATCGGCGAACCCGGCGTTCCGCCGATCGGCCCGGCCGTTGCCAACGCCGCCTACAAGGCGCTCGGCAAGCGGATCCGCGTCATGCCGTTCTCAAAAACGCTCAACGCGTAA
- a CDS encoding (2Fe-2S)-binding protein produces the protein MAIVTINGVKHSVEAEADMPLLWVIRDLVGLKGTKFGCGMAQCGACTVYVDGAPVRSCQTLIGDIEGAEVTTIEGLKGKVAETVQAVWADLDVPQCGYCQSGQIMSATELLTSNPKPSDTDIDAAMSGNLCRCATYHRIRAGIHEAAKRLEA, from the coding sequence ATGGCAATTGTGACGATCAACGGCGTCAAGCACTCGGTCGAAGCCGAGGCGGATATGCCGCTTCTTTGGGTGATCCGCGATCTTGTGGGGCTAAAAGGCACGAAGTTCGGGTGCGGCATGGCACAATGCGGCGCCTGCACCGTCTATGTCGACGGCGCGCCGGTCCGGTCCTGTCAGACGCTCATCGGCGACATCGAAGGGGCTGAGGTGACCACCATCGAGGGGCTCAAGGGCAAGGTCGCGGAAACGGTGCAGGCGGTTTGGGCCGACCTCGACGTTCCGCAATGCGGCTACTGTCAGTCGGGACAGATCATGTCGGCGACGGAACTCTTGACCAGCAATCCAAAACCCAGCGACACGGACATCGACGCGGCAATGTCGGGCAATCTCTGTCGTTGCGCCACCTATCACCGGATCCGTGCCGGCATCCACGAAGCCGCAAAGCGTTTGGAGGCTTGA
- a CDS encoding AraC family transcriptional regulator — translation MQKRDLREETAPLRAQILDKLSQLPWDGVRCSHPIPGLVLYRIIEPAGPFSSVSEPSLSLIVKGSKRIKVGNETLVYDESCFFVTAIGLPMTGQICEATKSEPYVAATLRLDLEKLRRIITDYDIQPGDMPERDLGVVVGAATPELYDALLRLILLINSPADIPFLASHIHNEILYRLLTGEQGARLRRFALVGTNSNRVAKAVAWLKENYARPLRIEELAEVANMGVSTLHHHFRAMTAMSPLQFQKHLRLHHARDLMLSQSLDAATAAARVGYESPTQFSREYRRAFGHPPIRDIRSILSSSEPNRRDSID, via the coding sequence ATGCAGAAGCGCGACCTGCGCGAAGAAACGGCGCCCCTTCGGGCGCAAATTCTCGACAAGCTCTCGCAACTGCCGTGGGACGGTGTACGCTGCAGCCACCCGATCCCAGGGCTCGTCCTCTACCGCATCATCGAGCCGGCCGGCCCGTTTTCCAGTGTCTCGGAACCGAGCCTGTCGCTGATCGTCAAGGGAAGCAAGCGCATCAAGGTCGGCAACGAAACGCTCGTCTACGACGAGTCCTGCTTCTTCGTGACCGCCATCGGCTTGCCGATGACTGGACAGATCTGCGAGGCGACCAAGAGCGAACCCTATGTGGCCGCGACGCTGCGGCTCGATCTGGAGAAACTGCGCAGGATCATCACCGACTACGACATACAGCCGGGGGATATGCCCGAGCGCGACCTCGGTGTCGTCGTCGGCGCCGCGACACCGGAATTGTATGACGCCCTGTTGCGGCTGATTTTGCTCATAAACTCGCCGGCGGACATCCCTTTCCTCGCCAGTCATATTCACAATGAGATCCTCTACCGGCTGCTTACCGGCGAGCAAGGGGCACGGCTTCGGCGCTTCGCGCTCGTCGGCACCAACAGCAACCGCGTGGCAAAGGCGGTGGCCTGGCTGAAGGAAAATTATGCCCGGCCGCTGCGCATCGAGGAGCTGGCGGAAGTTGCGAACATGGGCGTATCGACGCTCCATCACCATTTTCGCGCCATGACCGCAATGAGTCCGCTGCAGTTCCAGAAGCACCTGCGGCTGCACCACGCGCGGGACCTGATGCTTTCGCAGTCGCTCGATGCAGCGACGGCCGCCGCACGTGTCGGTTATGAGAGCCCGACGCAATTCAGCCGGGAATATCGACGTGCTTTCGGTCATCCGCCGATAAGGGATATCAGGTCAATCCTGAGCTCCAGCGAGCCGAACAGACGCGACTCGATCGACTAG
- a CDS encoding sigma-54-dependent transcriptional regulator, with amino-acid sequence MSDAASVFLIDDDRDLRKAMQQTLELAGFTVSPFASAVEALGALSPEFDGVVISDIRMPGLDGLAFFQKVAALDPDLPVILVTGHGDIPMAVQAIQDGVYDFIAKPFAADRLVQSARRAVEKRRLVMENRALRRAAEAASDSLPLIGQTPVMERLRQTLKHIADTDVDVLVAGETGSGKEVVATLLHQWSRRSNGNFVALNCGALPETVIESELFGHEPGAFTGAVKKRIGRIEHASGGTLFLDEIEAMPPATQVKMLRVLEAREITPLGTNETRPVDIRVVAAAKVDLGDPAERGDFREDLYYRLNVVTLSIPPLRERREDIPLLFSHFLSRAAERFERDVPSVSPAVQQHLMSHSWPGNVRELSHFAERVALGVEGNLGNPLPPAADAGASLPERLERYEAEILKEALTAHRGDVKETLEALGIPRKTFYDKLQRHGINRADYVERAAPPDNRA; translated from the coding sequence ATGAGCGACGCCGCATCCGTTTTCCTGATCGACGACGACCGCGACTTGCGCAAGGCGATGCAGCAGACCCTTGAGCTTGCCGGCTTTACGGTCTCGCCCTTCGCCAGCGCGGTCGAAGCTCTTGGAGCCCTGAGCCCCGAATTCGACGGGGTCGTCATCAGCGACATCCGCATGCCGGGTCTCGATGGGCTTGCTTTCTTCCAGAAGGTGGCCGCCCTCGACCCGGACCTTCCCGTCATTCTGGTCACCGGACATGGCGATATCCCGATGGCGGTCCAGGCCATTCAGGATGGGGTCTATGATTTCATTGCCAAGCCCTTTGCCGCCGATCGGCTCGTCCAGAGCGCGCGGCGCGCCGTGGAGAAGCGTCGCCTGGTGATGGAAAACCGTGCGCTCCGACGCGCCGCGGAAGCCGCCTCCGACAGCCTGCCGCTGATCGGCCAGACGCCGGTGATGGAACGGCTGCGGCAGACGTTGAAACACATCGCTGACACCGACGTCGATGTGCTGGTCGCCGGCGAGACCGGCAGCGGCAAGGAGGTCGTTGCGACCCTCCTGCACCAGTGGAGCCGGCGCAGCAATGGCAATTTCGTGGCGCTCAACTGCGGCGCCCTCCCCGAAACGGTGATCGAGAGCGAGCTCTTCGGCCACGAGCCGGGCGCCTTCACCGGAGCCGTGAAAAAGCGGATCGGCCGGATCGAGCATGCAAGCGGCGGCACGCTGTTTCTCGACGAGATCGAGGCGATGCCGCCGGCAACCCAGGTCAAGATGCTGCGTGTACTTGAAGCGCGCGAGATCACCCCGCTCGGCACCAACGAGACACGGCCGGTCGACATCCGGGTCGTTGCCGCTGCCAAGGTCGACCTCGGCGATCCGGCGGAGCGCGGCGACTTTCGTGAGGACCTCTACTACCGGCTGAATGTCGTGACGCTTTCGATCCCGCCGTTGCGCGAGCGGCGCGAGGACATCCCGCTGCTCTTCTCGCATTTCCTGAGCCGGGCGGCGGAACGTTTCGAGCGTGACGTTCCATCGGTTTCTCCGGCTGTCCAGCAACACCTGATGTCGCATTCCTGGCCCGGCAATGTGCGCGAACTGTCGCATTTTGCCGAGCGTGTGGCGCTTGGCGTTGAAGGAAACCTCGGCAACCCGCTCCCGCCAGCGGCCGACGCCGGGGCATCGCTTCCGGAGCGGCTGGAGCGCTACGAGGCCGAGATCTTGAAGGAAGCCCTGACGGCGCATCGGGGCGACGTCAAGGAAACGCTGGAAGCGCTCGGCATTCCCCGCAAGACCTTTTATGACAAGCTGCAACGTCACGGCATCAACCGGGCGGACTATGTCGAGCGGGCTGCGCCGCCAGACAATCGCGCCTGA
- a CDS encoding sensor histidine kinase → MHNAAMTIPLKNDLGDLQRRARRLWLVFTLVALALIALGLVVAGEYGRTNALSALAEQSRIDASLKASLLRAVVEKQRALPLVLADDTAIRQSLLTPDARSLDQINRKLEELAASAGAAVVYLIGVDGVAIAASNWREPTSFVGSNYGFRDYFRLAIRDGQAEHFAMGSVSKRPGLYISRRIDGPAGRIGVIVAKLEFDGVEADWASTGKPVYVTDRRGIVLITSIPSWRFMTTKQIPEDRLASIRESLQFGDAPLLPLPFSQIEAKADGSSTLNGLLPGSRPEMFLRVETMVPSTNWRLEQLSPLTAALSAGARNARLQMLAILVPLLALAAFLMRRRQTVALRSAAERAARIELEARVEERTRDLTMARDRLETEIADHRQTTEKLQAVQQDLVQANRLAILGQVAAGVAHEINQPVATIRAYADNARTFLDRGQSATAAENLTSIAELTERVGTITDELRRFARKGNFVAEPTEMRDVIEGAMLLLRSRFAGRMDTIRISLPPNGLKVMGNRIRLEQVLINLLQNALEALGDAENGEIRVRCAETERGIELTVADNGPGIPEGVRDELFTPFNTSKDDGLGLGLAISKEIVVDYGGDIAVETGASGTTFTVHLKKAQTQ, encoded by the coding sequence ATGCACAATGCCGCCATGACCATTCCCCTCAAAAATGATCTCGGCGATCTCCAGCGCCGCGCCCGGCGGCTTTGGCTGGTTTTCACCCTGGTCGCACTCGCGCTCATCGCGTTGGGCTTGGTCGTCGCCGGGGAATATGGCCGGACAAATGCGCTCAGCGCGCTCGCTGAACAAAGCCGCATCGACGCCAGCCTCAAGGCGTCGCTGTTGCGCGCCGTCGTCGAAAAACAGCGCGCGCTGCCGCTGGTGCTCGCCGACGACACGGCGATCCGCCAGTCGCTTCTGACGCCGGATGCCCGCTCGCTCGACCAGATCAACCGCAAGCTCGAGGAGCTTGCCGCAAGTGCCGGCGCCGCGGTCGTCTATCTGATCGGAGTGGACGGCGTCGCCATCGCCGCGAGCAATTGGCGAGAGCCGACAAGTTTCGTCGGCAGCAATTATGGTTTTCGCGACTATTTCCGCCTGGCGATCCGTGATGGTCAGGCGGAGCATTTTGCCATGGGGTCGGTCAGCAAACGCCCGGGCCTCTACATTTCCCGGCGGATCGACGGACCTGCGGGGCGGATCGGAGTCATCGTCGCCAAGCTCGAGTTCGACGGCGTCGAAGCCGATTGGGCGAGCACGGGCAAGCCCGTCTATGTCACCGACCGACGAGGCATCGTCCTCATCACCAGCATCCCCTCCTGGCGCTTCATGACGACGAAGCAAATTCCCGAGGACCGTCTGGCGTCGATCCGCGAAAGCCTGCAATTCGGCGACGCGCCCTTATTGCCGCTGCCCTTCAGCCAAATCGAAGCAAAGGCCGATGGCTCCTCCACCCTCAATGGCCTGCTCCCGGGCAGCCGCCCCGAGATGTTCCTGCGCGTCGAAACGATGGTGCCGTCGACGAACTGGCGGTTGGAACAATTGTCGCCGCTGACCGCCGCGCTGTCGGCAGGCGCACGCAATGCAAGGCTGCAGATGCTCGCGATCCTGGTTCCCCTGCTCGCGCTTGCCGCCTTTCTCATGCGCCGGCGCCAGACGGTCGCCTTGCGTTCGGCGGCGGAACGCGCGGCACGCATCGAGCTCGAGGCGCGCGTCGAGGAGCGGACGCGTGACCTCACCATGGCCCGCGACCGCCTCGAAACGGAAATCGCCGACCATCGCCAGACGACCGAAAAACTGCAGGCCGTTCAGCAGGATCTCGTGCAGGCCAACCGGCTGGCGATCCTCGGGCAGGTCGCCGCCGGCGTCGCGCACGAAATAAACCAGCCCGTCGCCACGATCCGCGCCTATGCGGACAACGCCCGCACCTTCCTCGATCGCGGCCAAAGCGCGACCGCAGCGGAAAACCTTACCAGCATCGCCGAGCTTACCGAACGCGTCGGGACAATCACCGACGAATTGCGCCGGTTCGCCCGCAAGGGAAATTTCGTCGCCGAACCGACCGAGATGCGGGACGTGATCGAAGGGGCGATGCTCTTGCTTCGCAGCCGCTTTGCCGGCCGCATGGATACGATCCGGATCTCCCTTCCTCCCAACGGCCTGAAGGTCATGGGCAACCGCATTCGCCTGGAACAGGTGCTGATCAATCTTCTCCAGAACGCACTGGAAGCGCTCGGCGACGCCGAGAACGGCGAGATCAGGGTGCGGTGCGCGGAAACGGAGCGCGGCATTGAGCTGACGGTCGCCGACAATGGTCCCGGCATTCCGGAGGGTGTTCGCGATGAGCTTTTCACGCCCTTCAATACGTCGAAGGACGACGGGCTCGGTCTCGGGCTAGCGATCTCCAAGGAGATCGTCGTCGACTACGGCGGCGACATCGCGGTTGAGACTGGCGCCTCCGGAACCACATTCACAGTCCATTTGAAAAAGGCTCAAACGCAATGA
- a CDS encoding dicarboxylate/amino acid:cation symporter, translated as MIAEHSAEIRGKTPLYRHLYVQVLAAIAAGILLGHFYPDVGTELKPLGDAFIRLVKMIIAPVIFLTVATGIAGMTDLAKVGRVAGKAMIYFLTFSTLALIVGLVVANVVQPGSGMHIDPASLDVKAVTTYTEKAHEQSVTGFLMNIIPTTLISAFAEGDILQVLFISVLFGVALAMVGEKGQPVVDFLHALTLPIFRLVAILMKAAPIGAFGAMAFTIGKYGVASIANLAMLIGTFYLTSLLFVFIVLGAVARYNGFSIVALIRYIKEELLLVLGTSSSEAALPGLMNKMEKAGCKRSVVGLVIPTGYSFNLDGTNIYMTLAALFIAQATDIPLSFGDQILLLLVAMLSSKGAAGITGAGFITLAATLSVVPSVPVAGMALILGIDRFMSECRALTNFVGNAVATVVVAKWEGELDQAQLSAALGGETSIDTIPAVVQPAE; from the coding sequence ATGATCGCAGAACATTCCGCGGAGATCCGCGGCAAGACACCCCTTTATCGGCATCTCTATGTCCAGGTCCTCGCGGCGATCGCTGCGGGCATCTTGCTCGGCCATTTCTATCCGGATGTCGGCACCGAGCTCAAGCCGCTGGGCGACGCCTTCATCAGGCTCGTCAAGATGATCATCGCGCCGGTCATCTTCCTAACGGTCGCGACCGGTATTGCCGGCATGACCGATCTCGCCAAGGTCGGGCGCGTCGCCGGCAAGGCAATGATCTACTTCCTGACCTTCTCCACGCTCGCGCTCATCGTCGGTCTCGTGGTCGCGAATGTGGTCCAGCCTGGCTCCGGCATGCATATCGATCCGGCCTCGCTCGATGTGAAGGCGGTCACGACCTATACCGAGAAGGCGCATGAGCAGTCGGTCACCGGCTTTCTCATGAATATCATTCCGACGACGCTGATCAGTGCTTTCGCCGAGGGCGACATCCTGCAGGTGCTGTTCATCTCGGTTCTGTTCGGCGTCGCACTTGCGATGGTCGGCGAAAAAGGCCAGCCGGTGGTCGATTTCCTGCATGCGCTGACGCTGCCGATTTTCCGTCTGGTGGCGATCCTGATGAAGGCCGCTCCGATCGGCGCCTTCGGTGCGATGGCCTTCACCATCGGCAAGTACGGCGTGGCGTCGATTGCCAACCTCGCCATGCTGATCGGCACCTTCTATCTCACCTCCCTCCTCTTTGTCTTCATCGTTCTTGGCGCCGTGGCGCGCTATAACGGCTTCTCGATCGTCGCGCTCATCCGCTACATCAAGGAAGAACTGCTGCTGGTGCTCGGAACGTCCTCCTCGGAGGCGGCGCTGCCGGGCCTGATGAACAAGATGGAGAAGGCAGGCTGCAAGCGCTCGGTGGTGGGCCTCGTCATCCCGACCGGCTATTCCTTCAACCTCGATGGCACCAACATCTACATGACGCTCGCCGCGCTCTTCATCGCGCAGGCGACCGACATCCCGCTCTCCTTCGGTGACCAGATCCTGCTGTTGCTCGTCGCCATGCTGAGCTCGAAGGGCGCTGCCGGAATCACCGGCGCGGGCTTCATCACGCTGGCCGCGACGCTCTCGGTCGTCCCCTCCGTACCGGTCGCGGGTATGGCGCTGATCCTCGGCATCGACCGCTTCATGTCGGAATGCCGCGCGCTCACCAATTTCGTCGGCAACGCGGTCGCGACGGTCGTTGTGGCGAAATGGGAAGGCGAACTGGATCAGGCGCAACTCTCCGCCGCACTCGGCGGGGAGACGTCGATCGACACCATTCCGGCGGTCGTCCAACCGGCCGAATAA
- a CDS encoding response regulator — protein sequence MADPANPRDIVLLVDDSPEALGFLTEALEQSGFSVLIATSGNAALNIADRITPDIILLDAVMPGMDGFDTCIRLKANASVTQVPVVFMTGLTETEHVVRALEAGGVDYLTKPINIDELRARIRVHLSNARSAQSARVALDAAGRHLLAVRGDGGVRWSTPQATRLVNAATGSDDGLAVVTARIAEWMRQREKHGSGQASFTLQQAGQTGLQISYLGAIGSNEYLFRLTAENGMSDDEMLRQHFLLTQRESEVLLWIAKGKSNRDIGEILGLSARTVTKHLEQIYVKLGVENRASAAVKATQVLHGI from the coding sequence GTGGCTGACCCTGCCAATCCGCGCGACATCGTGCTTCTGGTCGACGATTCGCCAGAGGCGCTGGGCTTCCTGACTGAAGCGCTGGAACAATCCGGCTTTTCGGTGTTGATCGCCACCTCCGGCAACGCCGCCCTGAATATTGCCGACCGCATCACTCCCGACATCATCCTGCTCGACGCCGTGATGCCCGGGATGGACGGTTTCGATACCTGCATCCGACTGAAGGCAAACGCCTCCGTCACCCAGGTTCCAGTGGTTTTCATGACCGGGCTCACCGAGACGGAGCACGTGGTACGCGCGCTGGAAGCCGGCGGCGTCGACTATCTCACGAAGCCTATCAACATCGACGAACTGCGGGCCCGCATTCGCGTCCATCTCTCCAACGCGCGTTCCGCCCAGAGCGCCCGGGTTGCGCTCGATGCGGCCGGGCGGCACCTGCTTGCCGTGCGCGGCGACGGCGGCGTCCGCTGGTCGACGCCGCAGGCGACGCGCCTCGTCAATGCTGCAACGGGAAGCGACGACGGGCTTGCGGTGGTGACCGCCCGCATCGCCGAATGGATGCGGCAGCGTGAAAAGCATGGCTCCGGTCAGGCCAGCTTTACCCTGCAGCAGGCGGGGCAGACGGGCTTGCAGATTTCCTATCTCGGCGCCATCGGCTCCAACGAATACCTCTTCCGCCTGACCGCCGAGAACGGCATGAGCGACGACGAGATGCTGCGCCAGCATTTCCTGCTGACGCAGCGCGAATCCGAGGTACTGCTGTGGATCGCCAAGGGCAAATCCAACCGCGATATCGGCGAGATCCTCGGCTTAAGCGCCCGCACGGTCACCAAGCATCTGGAACAGATCTACGTGAAGCTCGGCGTCGAAAACCGGGCATCGGCCGCCGTCAAGGCGACGCAGGTCCTGCACGGGATTTGA